A single region of the Mustela lutreola isolate mMusLut2 chromosome 2, mMusLut2.pri, whole genome shotgun sequence genome encodes:
- the MANF gene encoding mesencephalic astrocyte-derived neurotrophic factor — translation MACATSRDPGRGSLRGFSGQHRAQSRGYWEQFWRRGPTAEPHSSPSLPASGTAAAPTQDGGPGRFRRPRGHFRPDALVQSAADNCLGLGRERGVWEGAGAARQWGTTARGRDLEVAPHGGRGSVGRRRRRRRRWRWRMWATHGLAVALALSVLPGGRTLRPGDCEVCISYLGRFYQDLKDRDVTFSPSSIEKELIKFCREARGKENRLCYYIGATDDAATKIINEVSKPLAHHIPVEKVCEKLKKKDSQICELKYDKQIDLSTVDLKKLRVKELKKILDDWGETCKGCAEKSDYIRKINELMPKYAPKAASSRTDL, via the exons ATGGCCTGCGCCACGAGTCGGGACCCCGGAAGGGGAAGTCTTAGGGGCTTCTCGGGCCAGCATAGGGCCCAGAGCAGAGGGTACTGGGAACAATTCTGGAGGCGCGGACCTACCGCCGAACCCCACTCCAGCCCGAGCCTTCCGGCTTCAGGGACCGCCGCTGCCCCTACTCAAGATGGCGGCCCGGGCCGCTTCCGCCGCCCCCGCGGCCACTTCCGGCCGGACGCCCTGGTTCAATCAGCGGCCGACAACTGTCTAGGGCTAGGGCGG GAGCGCGGCGTGTGGGAGGGCGCGGGGGCCGCCCGCCAATGGGGAACTACGGCGCGCGGCCGGGACCTGGAGGTAGCGCCTCACGGCGGGCGCGGTTCAgtcgggcggcggcggcggcggaggaggaggtggaggtggaggatGTGGGCCACGCACGGGCTGGCGGTGGCGCTTGCTCTGAGCGTGTTGCCGGGCGGCCGGACGTTGCGGCCGGGCGACTGCGAAG TCTGTATCTCCTATCTGGGAAGATTTTATCAGGACCTCAAAGACAGAGATGTCACATTCTCACCGTCCTCTATTgaaaaagaacttataaaattctgCCGGGAAGCAAGAGGCAAAGAGAATCGGTTG TGCTACTACATCGGGGCCACAGATGACGCTGCCACTAAGATCATCAATGAGGTGTCCAAGCCCCTGGCTCACCACATCCCTGTGGAGAAGGTCTGTGAGAAGCTTAAGAAGAAGGACAGCCAGATCTGTGAGCTCAAATATG ACAAGCAGATCGACCTGAGCACGGTGGACCTGAAGAAGCTCCGGGTCAAAGAGCTGAAGAAGATCCTGGACGACTGGGGGGAGACGTGCAAAGGCTGCGCAGAGAAGTCTGACTACATCCGGAAGATTAACGAACTGATGCCTAAATATGCCCCCAAGGCAGCCAGTTCACGGACTGATTTGTAG